The Candidatus Dormiibacterota bacterium genome contains a region encoding:
- a CDS encoding thymidine phosphorylase: MHDDGGLRSAGGEIHALDMESFFDEAAMRRAIEAKRDGRELEPRAWEQMLCAYLAGRVDDAQMAAMLMAALWRGLSVAETAALTKAMVESGETIQFPAEIFVVDKHSSGGVSDIVSLVAVPLVAACGVRVAKLSGRALGHTGGTIDKLEAIPGMRTDLSREAFVAQVERVGCAIAAQSERLVPADKRLYRLRDRTGTVPSVGLIAASILSKKIAGGARAFVFDVKCGAAAFMQRVSDAEALAHELVSVAARFDREARALVTDMNEPLGRSVGTGIEAIEARDLLRGEISDARVREAVLSVAAEMLAVAGIAQPQSVAERALDSGAAYEKLVALVEAQGSSRAALEAMRRPQREEEARATRAGYVHAVDAVEIGNLARAWSERESSAGVVVAARIGDRIERGDVLARGYGAAADATMLTPCFTISDEKPEPRPLVYATVSG; this comes from the coding sequence ATGCACGACGATGGCGGGCTTCGCTCTGCCGGCGGTGAAATCCACGCGCTCGACATGGAGAGTTTCTTCGACGAAGCGGCGATGCGGCGCGCGATCGAGGCCAAGCGCGACGGCCGAGAGCTCGAACCGCGCGCCTGGGAGCAGATGCTCTGCGCCTATCTTGCCGGGCGCGTCGACGATGCACAGATGGCGGCGATGCTCATGGCCGCACTATGGCGAGGGCTGAGTGTCGCCGAAACGGCCGCGTTGACCAAAGCGATGGTCGAGAGCGGTGAGACGATCCAGTTTCCGGCCGAGATCTTCGTCGTCGACAAACACTCGAGCGGCGGCGTCTCCGACATCGTCTCGCTCGTCGCCGTTCCGCTCGTCGCCGCGTGCGGCGTCCGCGTCGCCAAGCTCTCCGGACGCGCGCTCGGGCATACCGGCGGAACGATCGACAAGCTGGAGGCGATCCCAGGCATGCGCACCGATCTCTCGCGCGAGGCGTTCGTCGCGCAGGTCGAGCGCGTCGGGTGCGCGATCGCGGCGCAGTCGGAGCGCTTGGTGCCGGCGGACAAGCGGCTCTACCGTCTGCGTGACCGCACGGGAACCGTGCCGAGCGTCGGGCTCATCGCCGCATCGATTCTTTCGAAGAAGATCGCGGGCGGCGCGCGAGCCTTCGTCTTCGACGTGAAGTGCGGCGCCGCGGCGTTCATGCAGCGCGTCTCCGATGCCGAGGCGCTCGCGCACGAGCTCGTCTCCGTGGCCGCGCGTTTCGATCGTGAGGCGCGCGCGCTCGTGACCGACATGAACGAGCCGCTCGGGCGCTCCGTGGGAACCGGCATCGAAGCCATCGAGGCGCGAGATCTGCTTCGCGGCGAGATCTCCGACGCGCGCGTTCGCGAGGCGGTGCTGAGCGTCGCTGCCGAGATGCTCGCGGTTGCAGGCATCGCGCAGCCGCAAAGCGTCGCGGAGCGCGCGCTCGACTCCGGCGCGGCGTACGAGAAGCTCGTCGCGTTAGTCGAAGCGCAAGGCAGCTCGCGCGCGGCGTTGGAAGCGATGCGGCGGCCGCAGCGAGAGGAGGAGGCGCGAGCAACGCGCGCGGGGTACGTGCACGCGGTTGACGCGGTCGAGATCGGCAACCTGGCGCGCGCGTGGTCGGAGCGCGAATCGAGCGCAGGCGTCGTCGTCGCGGCGCGCATCGGCGATCGCATCGAGCGCGGCGACGTCCTCGCCCGCGGCTATGGAGCTGCGGCCGATGCAACTATGCTTACGCCGTGCTTTACGATCTCGGATGAAAAGCCCGAACCCCGCCCGCTCGTGTACGCAACCGTGTCAGGATGA